The following nucleotide sequence is from Bacteroidota bacterium.
AGCACGGTTCACCACAAAGTCAAAAGTTTCTTTAAGTTGTTCGGCTCTTATATATTCAGCTCTTATGTTCGTTAAGCCCAATTCTTTGGCAATATTGGCAACTACGGTAATTTTTTTACCAACGGAATCGGATGCTACGATTTCTACCTCAGGAAACATAATTGCCAAAGGAATAGCAGGAAACCCACCACCCGTGCCTATGTCCAAAATTTTTGTTTGCGGTTTGAAAGCTATAAACTTAGCAATTGCCAATGAATGTAATACATGTTTTTCATATAAAAATTCTATATCTTTTCTGCTGATTACATTTATTTTTTCGTTCCAGTTTGTATATAAATTTTGCAACATGCCAAACTGCTTTTGTTGCTCTGCTGTGAGGTTTGGAAAATATTTATGGATTAACTCCATGTTTTGGGTTTGGAAAATAAACTGCCGAATCCAAAAACAAATAAATAAAAACTATACATGATATCGAGTACAGGCAATAAGAAAATCAACTGCGTATCATTTAGTTTTTTCATATTGGGATAATAGATGCAAAGCTGCACCAATAACCTAAATCCGTAGGCTCCAACAATCATATATAATAGTTGTTCAGGATGTATATATATTCCATCACTATATATAAATATAAATGGAAGCAACGCCAGCAATGACAAATTGAATAATATATGTGAAACGGAAAAAGCACCCAACCAAAATTGATGCCGACCTTTATAATACTTCCCGGTACTCATGTGGCGACTTTTTTGTTTACGCCAACTTGCCCAATTTTCTTTGGGTTCGCTCACCATAAAACTATCCTTGCGTATCTCGATGGCTACGTTTTGTTGGTTTGCAGTTTCGTTCACAAACAAATCATCATCGCCCGATAAAAGATGGTTATGTGAAGCAAATCCTTTGATATTAAAAAACAAACTTTTGCGATAGGCCAAATTGCGGCCTACACCCATATAGGCATCTTTGAGCAAGGCAAACGACAAATAACTCATGGCCGTCATAAAGGTTTCGAAACGGATAAACATATTGAGCAGCCCACTCTGTTTCTTATAGGGAGAGTAGCCTAAAATTATATGTTTGTTAGGTGTGAATCGGGTTTGCATATTGCGTAACCACATATTACTAGCGGGTTTGCAATCGGCATCGGTAAAAACGAGAAGCTCATGTTCCGATGCTTTAATGCCTAAAGTAAGAGCGAATTTTTTTCCTTTGGGATATTTTTCTTGCTCCAGCAAAGTCACCACCTTTAAATGCGAATACCGTATTTGCAGTCGTTCCAGCAATGTAGCGGTTTGGTCCCACGAGCAGTCATTAATTACAACCACTTCAAACTTGGGATGGTTTTGTTCGAGGATTAATTCCAAGTGTTTCTCCAGGTTATCATATTCGTTGCGGGCTGCAATAATTACCGAAACAGGTTGAATCGTGGCAGGTTCACCAGTTGGATTTTTGTATACAGCCAATCTGATAAACATAAAGCAATGGTATATTACCTGCACCAACAGACAGTTAGCAAGGAGTGCCAACAAAATAATTACTATGATTTCTATAATTTGCAATAGTCTGCAAAATTAACGTTGTAAGCTATAGTGATTGCCCAATGTGAATAATTCGTGGCAAACTTACTAGCATTGTCTTAACCTTTATCAATCAGGGGTTTTAGATTTGCAGCATGTTGTCGTTTTGGGAAATTAATACTTTTGGTCAATATGACGTGGCCATAATTGGTTCAGGAATCACAGGTATGTCGCTTGCGTGTTCTTTGAAAGAAAAAGATTCAAACTTGAAAATTGTAATCATCGAACGGGGTACATTTCCCACAGGGGCCAGCACCAAAAATGCAGGATTTGCCTGTTTTGGAAGTGCGTGCGAAATCCTGTCCGATATAAAATTGATGGGCGAAGAACAAGCCATTGCTTTGGTTCAGAAACGTGTAATAGGTTTGCAAATGTTGCGTACACGATTGGGCGATGATAAACTTGGTTACTTGGGGCAGGGTGGGGGAGAGTTATTGTTCAAAAATGAGATTGTTGAACAGGTCGAATTGGATTACTTAAACAAACTATTGTATAATATTCACCACAAGGAAGTTTTTAAATTTGATGAAAAAAAAATCGATACATTTGGATTTAATAAAAATCAGTTATCAGCATATATAGATAATAGTTGCGAAGGACAAATCGATACAGGACTTGCCATGCACAATCTTTGGAGATATACACTTTCGTTAGGTATAGATATTTTGAACGGGGCAAATGTGAATGAGCTTAACGATAAGAATAATGAAGTTCATATCACAATAGATTTGCAACCCAGTAGTCGTTATATATTAAAAGCAGCAAAAGTAGCAGTATGTACCAATGCCTTTACAGGTCATTTTTTTCCTGAATTGGATATTGCCCCAGGTCGCGGGCAGATATTGGTTACAAAGCCAATTCCAAAGCTCAAATTTAAAGGAATATTCCATTTTGATGACGGCTATTTTTATTTCAGAGATTATCATAATAGAATAATATTCGGTGGTGGGCGAAATATGGATTTTGAAACTGAAACCACCACAAATATTGCTTTGAATGAAGACATACAGCAAAGACTATCATACTATCTCAAAGAACTTATTTTACACAATCAAGCTTTCGAAATTGAGCATCGCTGGGCAGGGATTATGGCCTTCGGAAAAGATAAAACTCCCATCGTAAAAAAGATAAATCAAAATATATTTGCCGCTTGCCGTTTGAATGGAATGGGCATCGCTATTGGCAGTTTGATAGGAGAGGAACTAGCTGTAATGATTAATGGATAATGGTTAAATTTAGTAGTTGGCGGTTTAAAGTTACCTACGACCAAATCGGAAACCTCGTGCACGGTGCAGCAGAAGAAATACAAGAAATTAAATGGACAGTGTATGGAAAAATAAGTGAGATAATACGCACGACTGCTAGTACAAAAGCCGATCTCCAATTTGTGTACGGCCCTGACGGAAACAGAGTGACCAAAATTGTAAAACCGCGGGACAATAACAAACCTTGGCGTTATACTTTTTATGTACGCGATGCACAAGGCAATGTAATGGCCACCTATACACGAGAGACAAACAAGCGTATTCCTTATGAATATATAACTTTTGGGGATATAAACGATAAAATCATTATTGATAAAGGAGAAAGTGAGTGGCGAGATTTTATCAAGAATACGCCTGAGGTAAACACTCTTGATTGTAGGGAAGACCTTCTCAAAAACCTTTTCGACAA
It contains:
- the rsmG gene encoding 16S rRNA (guanine(527)-N(7))-methyltransferase RsmG → MELIHKYFPNLTAEQQKQFGMLQNLYTNWNEKINVISRKDIEFLYEKHVLHSLAIAKFIAFKPQTKILDIGTGGGFPAIPLAIMFPEVEIVASDSVGKKITVVANIAKELGLTNIRAEYIRAEQLKETFDFVVNRAVESLTELHKHTYKFINKSWFNDEPNGIISLKGGDLAAEINGLKGLPYKIKVRQIPLANYFDEPYFDTKFLIYHTVQK
- a CDS encoding glycosyltransferase; the encoded protein is MQIIEIIVIILLALLANCLLVQVIYHCFMFIRLAVYKNPTGEPATIQPVSVIIAARNEYDNLEKHLELILEQNHPKFEVVVINDCSWDQTATLLERLQIRYSHLKVVTLLEQEKYPKGKKFALTLGIKASEHELLVFTDADCKPASNMWLRNMQTRFTPNKHIILGYSPYKKQSGLLNMFIRFETFMTAMSYLSFALLKDAYMGVGRNLAYRKSLFFNIKGFASHNHLLSGDDDLFVNETANQQNVAIEIRKDSFMVSEPKENWASWRKQKSRHMSTGKYYKGRHQFWLGAFSVSHILFNLSLLALLPFIFIYSDGIYIHPEQLLYMIVGAYGFRLLVQLCIYYPNMKKLNDTQLIFLLPVLDIMYSFYLFVFGFGSLFSKPKTWS
- a CDS encoding FAD-dependent oxidoreductase is translated as MLSFWEINTFGQYDVAIIGSGITGMSLACSLKEKDSNLKIVIIERGTFPTGASTKNAGFACFGSACEILSDIKLMGEEQAIALVQKRVIGLQMLRTRLGDDKLGYLGQGGGELLFKNEIVEQVELDYLNKLLYNIHHKEVFKFDEKKIDTFGFNKNQLSAYIDNSCEGQIDTGLAMHNLWRYTLSLGIDILNGANVNELNDKNNEVHITIDLQPSSRYILKAAKVAVCTNAFTGHFFPELDIAPGRGQILVTKPIPKLKFKGIFHFDDGYFYFRDYHNRIIFGGGRNMDFETETTTNIALNEDIQQRLSYYLKELILHNQAFEIEHRWAGIMAFGKDKTPIVKKINQNIFAACRLNGMGIAIGSLIGEELAVMING